A genomic region of Salinibacterium sp. NK8237 contains the following coding sequences:
- a CDS encoding thioredoxin domain-containing protein, with protein sequence MKNSGKPQSNRARQGGRKYSRKQLVMLLGGLGALALLAVAFVAGAQANSGSSTPQALPSVSAEEGSQPTIDLARRIDGDPTAMGAIDAPVVLVEYADYRCPFCGVLSRETLPELISEYVDSGQLRIEWRDYPIFGETSVLAAVAAHAAGEQGLFWEYNTAVYESAPETGHLEIDQEKLLAYARDIGVPDLAQFEADLSSPALIARVQANVSEAQQIGVTSVPSIVIDDVPIAGAQPLQVFRDVIDEQLRLAGQ encoded by the coding sequence GTGAAAAACAGCGGCAAGCCACAGTCGAACCGAGCTCGACAGGGCGGCCGCAAGTATTCCCGCAAACAGCTCGTCATGCTACTCGGCGGGCTAGGCGCGCTCGCGCTGCTCGCCGTCGCGTTCGTTGCCGGTGCCCAGGCAAACTCCGGTTCGTCAACGCCTCAGGCATTGCCGTCGGTCTCTGCCGAGGAGGGCAGCCAGCCCACGATTGACTTGGCTCGTCGAATCGATGGAGACCCTACGGCGATGGGAGCGATTGATGCTCCCGTCGTGCTCGTCGAATATGCGGACTATCGCTGTCCTTTCTGCGGGGTGTTGTCGCGCGAGACCCTTCCTGAACTGATCAGCGAATACGTCGACTCCGGGCAGCTGCGCATCGAATGGCGCGACTACCCCATTTTTGGTGAAACCTCGGTGTTGGCGGCTGTTGCAGCCCACGCGGCGGGCGAGCAAGGCCTCTTTTGGGAATACAACACAGCAGTGTATGAATCGGCGCCCGAAACGGGACATCTCGAGATCGACCAAGAAAAGCTCCTTGCGTACGCTCGCGACATTGGGGTGCCTGACCTTGCTCAGTTCGAGGCAGATCTCAGTAGTCCGGCTCTGATCGCTCGAGTTCAAGCGAACGTGTCCGAAGCACAGCAAATTGGCGTCACGAGCGTGCCGTCCATTGTGATCGACGATGTGCCGATCGCGGGTGCTCAGCCTCTTCAGGTCTTCCGTGACGTAATCGATGAGCAGCTCCGATTGGCCGGCCAGTAA
- a CDS encoding cytochrome c biogenesis CcdA family protein, with translation MDIGYAGAFIGGLFALLSPCSVMLLPAFFAYAFGSAAKLFARTGLFFGGLVTTLVPLGVFSATLGSLVNEHRGALVVGAAFVVIVAGAIQLFGIPIPGFSRTENADAATDRTSAVSVFALGMVYAVAGVCAGPILGSVLAVAALSGNAAYGAIMLTLYALGLTVPLLVLAAVWKRVGARGRSWLRPRTLTIRNWSNSWTMIVSGALTIGIGVLLLVSDGTASLGGFVPITAQYRAESWAATTGASINNVVFLLGVVAVSAPAAVVVWLVSRRARSKALLQAPEQTEAPERTEAPERHAESN, from the coding sequence GTGGACATCGGTTACGCCGGGGCATTCATCGGCGGATTGTTTGCGCTATTGAGCCCGTGCTCCGTCATGCTGTTGCCGGCGTTTTTCGCCTATGCGTTTGGTTCAGCGGCAAAGCTTTTTGCGCGAACGGGATTGTTTTTCGGTGGTTTGGTGACCACGTTGGTTCCGCTGGGAGTGTTTTCGGCCACGCTGGGGTCACTCGTCAATGAGCATCGCGGTGCTCTCGTGGTTGGCGCAGCATTCGTGGTGATCGTCGCCGGAGCGATTCAGCTGTTCGGCATCCCGATTCCCGGTTTCAGTCGAACCGAAAACGCGGATGCCGCGACAGATCGAACCTCGGCAGTTTCCGTCTTCGCCCTCGGCATGGTCTACGCGGTCGCCGGTGTCTGCGCTGGCCCCATCCTTGGATCGGTGCTCGCGGTTGCGGCTCTGAGCGGAAACGCTGCCTACGGCGCCATCATGCTTACGCTCTATGCGCTCGGGCTCACGGTCCCTCTACTCGTGCTTGCTGCGGTGTGGAAGCGTGTGGGGGCGCGTGGTCGGTCATGGCTGCGTCCGCGCACGCTCACGATCCGTAACTGGTCAAACTCGTGGACCATGATCGTTTCTGGCGCGCTCACGATCGGGATCGGTGTCCTTCTGTTGGTCAGCGACGGGACCGCGTCTCTGGGGGGATTTGTCCCGATCACCGCTCAGTACCGTGCAGAGTCATGGGCCGCCACAACGGGCGCGAGCATCAACAACGTTGTGTTCTTGCTCGGGGTGGTAGCGGTGTCTGCTCCTGCCGCCGTCGTTGTGTGGCTGGTGTCGCGTCGGGCCCGTTCCAAAGCACTCCTGCAAGCGCCTGAACAAACCGAAGCGCCCGAACGAACCGAGGCACCTGAGCGCCACGCTGAATCGAACTAA
- a CDS encoding RNA-binding S4 domain-containing protein, which yields MAAGAVRVDSWLWAVRVYKTRSQATTACRAGHVKIGGASVKAAQAVKIGDQVRVRIAGFDRILVVKQTIVKRVSAVTAAESYVDETPPPPTREERAFAPMRDRGAGRPTKRERRDLEKLRGRDSIDTGDDWMTEL from the coding sequence ATGGCTGCCGGAGCAGTTCGCGTCGATAGCTGGTTGTGGGCGGTGCGCGTCTACAAGACCCGCTCTCAAGCGACTACTGCGTGCCGTGCGGGCCACGTAAAAATTGGTGGCGCGAGTGTCAAAGCAGCGCAAGCAGTGAAAATCGGCGATCAGGTACGCGTTCGTATCGCTGGATTTGACCGCATCCTGGTCGTCAAGCAGACGATTGTGAAACGCGTTTCAGCAGTGACGGCCGCCGAAAGCTACGTGGACGAGACTCCCCCACCGCCCACTCGCGAAGAGCGTGCCTTCGCGCCGATGCGTGACCGCGGCGCCGGGCGACCCACCAAACGTGAGCGACGCGACCTTGAGAAGCTGCGCGGCAGAGACAGTATCGACACCGGCGACGATTGGATGACCGAGCTTTAG
- a CDS encoding CDP-alcohol phosphatidyltransferase family protein — MATRSSPEISDRVWTVPNVLSFIRLALVPVFLYLIISAQDALALIVLVFSSLSDYLDGVIARRFNQITRLGQLLDPAADRLFIFAALIGLAARDVIPWWLFLVIVGRDIMLVILGIISANYGFGPLPVHHLGKVATAALFYALPILMLGQAFPAIAGVTDPVGWAFALWGAFLYWWAGFIYVAQSVRISRLPRG, encoded by the coding sequence GTGGCCACACGCAGTTCACCCGAGATCAGCGATCGTGTGTGGACTGTGCCCAATGTCTTGAGCTTCATCCGGCTCGCGTTGGTTCCGGTCTTCTTGTATTTGATCATCTCGGCCCAAGACGCGCTGGCGCTGATCGTTCTCGTGTTCTCCAGTCTGAGCGACTATCTCGACGGCGTGATTGCTCGTCGGTTCAACCAAATCACTCGACTCGGCCAATTGCTCGATCCAGCGGCCGACCGCCTGTTTATTTTTGCCGCGCTGATTGGTCTCGCCGCGCGCGACGTCATCCCCTGGTGGCTGTTCTTAGTCATCGTCGGGCGCGACATCATGCTGGTGATTTTGGGAATCATTTCGGCGAATTACGGTTTTGGCCCGCTACCGGTGCATCATTTGGGCAAAGTCGCCACGGCGGCACTGTTCTATGCGTTGCCCATTTTGATGCTGGGCCAAGCATTCCCGGCAATTGCCGGGGTTACCGATCCAGTCGGGTGGGCGTTCGCGCTCTGGGGTGCGTTCTTATATTGGTGGGCAGGCTTCATCTATGTTGCGCAATCTGTCCGTATTTCTCGCCTCCCGAGGGGCTGA
- a CDS encoding FHA domain-containing protein — MVESMNNGHGADVESANETSAQPIVERIDTTATYSHEFAAQVAAMGVDVSVDEQEAIAALPSGSALLIVRRGPNVGARFLLDADITTVGRHPEADIFLDDVTVSRRHVEFLRSGTAFDVKDLGSLNGTYLGGDRIESTAVLRDRAEVQIGKYKLTFYPSRRDLASAVGN; from the coding sequence ATGGTTGAGTCAATGAATAATGGTCACGGCGCCGACGTAGAGTCGGCAAATGAGACGTCCGCGCAGCCTATTGTCGAGCGGATCGACACCACTGCCACGTACAGTCATGAGTTTGCGGCTCAGGTCGCCGCTATGGGGGTCGACGTTTCTGTCGATGAGCAGGAAGCGATCGCCGCATTGCCTTCGGGGTCTGCGCTGTTGATCGTTCGCCGCGGCCCAAACGTGGGGGCGCGTTTTCTTCTGGATGCTGACATCACTACGGTGGGGCGTCATCCTGAGGCTGATATTTTTCTCGATGACGTCACGGTGTCTCGTCGTCATGTCGAGTTTTTGCGTTCAGGCACCGCGTTTGACGTCAAAGATTTGGGGTCGCTCAATGGCACCTATCTTGGCGGCGACCGTATCGAGTCCACCGCTGTCCTCCGCGACCGCGCTGAGGTTCAAATCGGCAAGTACAAGCTCACGTTTTACCCCTCGCGTCGCGATCTTGCGTCGGCGGTTGGTAATTAG
- a CDS encoding MerR family transcriptional regulator, producing the protein MAGVARQSRSTPAQALLSIGQVLAKLSPEFPDLTPSKLRFLEERKLVSPARTASGYRKFSSADMERLRFVLTMQRDHYLPLKVIRGYLEEMDAGRTPELPGGAVAAASMLSAERKLTRDELIREAGASPMLLGDAISSSLIVASDVFGEDALAVLKSLVELQRSGIEPRHLRGFRAAAERELGLIESALMPVARRKDASSRARAAEMAREIAGQLEIVRSSLIRSALSRLDS; encoded by the coding sequence GTGGCTGGGGTAGCGCGTCAGTCGCGTTCGACTCCTGCACAAGCGCTCCTCAGCATTGGGCAGGTTCTTGCCAAGCTCAGTCCTGAGTTTCCTGATCTAACTCCGTCCAAGCTGCGCTTTCTTGAAGAGCGCAAGTTGGTTTCGCCGGCGCGCACTGCCTCGGGCTACCGCAAGTTTTCGTCGGCAGACATGGAGCGCTTGCGCTTCGTGCTCACGATGCAGCGTGACCACTACCTTCCGCTCAAGGTCATTCGTGGCTATTTGGAAGAGATGGATGCCGGGCGCACGCCTGAACTTCCTGGCGGCGCGGTTGCTGCGGCATCCATGCTGTCGGCCGAGCGCAAGCTCACTCGCGATGAGTTGATTCGCGAAGCGGGTGCTAGCCCCATGTTGTTGGGCGATGCTATTTCGTCGTCGCTTATTGTTGCCTCCGATGTTTTCGGAGAAGACGCGCTTGCGGTCCTCAAGTCACTTGTGGAGCTTCAGCGCAGCGGGATTGAACCACGACACCTTCGTGGCTTCCGCGCGGCGGCAGAGCGGGAACTGGGGCTCATCGAGAGTGCTCTGATGCCCGTTGCTCGCCGCAAGGATGCATCGAGTCGCGCTCGTGCTGCCGAGATGGCGCGCGAAATCGCGGGCCAGTTAGAGATTGTTCGCAGCAGTCTTATCCGATCCGCACTCAGCCGGCTCGATTCGTAG
- a CDS encoding MerR family transcriptional regulator, with the protein MSEVNRSEDSRYDLGLLFTDGMPDLDDNSGYRGAVAARAAGISYRQLDYWARTQLVEPTVRSAAGSGSQRLYGFRDILVLKLVKRLLDTGISLQQIRIAVNQLRESGIHDLAQTTLMSDGAGVYLCTSNDEVIDLVSRGQGVFGIAVGKVLREVETSLIDLDTVKGEDPMDELAKRRASRAS; encoded by the coding sequence ATGAGTGAAGTGAACCGTAGCGAAGACTCACGCTACGACCTTGGTCTCCTCTTTACCGATGGAATGCCAGACCTCGACGACAACTCCGGCTACCGTGGCGCTGTCGCCGCGCGCGCAGCCGGCATTAGCTATCGCCAGCTCGACTACTGGGCTCGCACCCAGCTCGTTGAACCCACTGTCCGCAGCGCCGCAGGCTCGGGTTCGCAGCGACTTTATGGCTTTCGCGACATCTTGGTCCTCAAGCTTGTGAAGCGCCTTCTCGACACGGGAATCTCGCTTCAGCAAATCCGCATCGCCGTTAATCAACTTCGTGAGTCAGGCATTCACGATCTCGCTCAGACCACCCTGATGAGCGATGGCGCGGGCGTCTACCTCTGCACGTCGAACGACGAAGTTATCGACCTCGTCAGCCGCGGCCAGGGCGTCTTTGGCATCGCGGTGGGCAAGGTCCTGCGCGAGGTCGAAACCAGTCTTATCGACCTCGATACGGTCAAGGGCGAAGACCCCATGGATGAGTTGGCTAAGCGCCGCGCATCCCGTGCTTCCTAA
- a CDS encoding ParA family protein encodes MHVLSVSSLKGGVGKTTVTLGLASAAFARGLRTLVVDLDPQSDVSTGMDIDVAGHLNVADVLASPKEKIVRAAIAPSGWTRGRPGKVDVLIGSPSAINFDGPHPSIRDIWKLEEALANVESDYDLVLIDCAPSLNALTRTAWAASDRVAIVTEPGLFSVAAADRALRAIEEIRRGLSPRLQPLGLIVNRLRSQSLEHQFRIKELRDMFGPLVLSPQLPERTSLQQAQGAAKPLHVWPGESAQEMARYFDQLLDRVMRAARMGEYSSGQ; translated from the coding sequence GTGCACGTACTTAGCGTTAGTTCCCTCAAGGGGGGCGTCGGAAAGACGACCGTCACGCTTGGGCTCGCTTCGGCGGCTTTCGCTCGCGGTCTTCGAACCCTCGTTGTCGACCTTGATCCCCAGTCCGATGTCTCGACCGGAATGGACATTGATGTCGCCGGTCACCTCAACGTGGCTGACGTACTCGCCTCTCCCAAGGAGAAGATCGTGCGTGCCGCGATCGCGCCGAGTGGCTGGACCAGAGGCCGCCCGGGCAAAGTGGATGTACTGATCGGTTCGCCATCCGCCATCAACTTCGATGGCCCGCACCCGAGCATCCGCGACATTTGGAAACTCGAAGAAGCCCTCGCGAACGTCGAATCTGACTACGACCTCGTGCTCATCGACTGCGCACCATCACTCAACGCCCTCACGCGCACCGCATGGGCAGCAAGCGATCGAGTAGCCATTGTAACCGAACCTGGCTTGTTCTCCGTTGCAGCTGCCGACCGCGCCCTCCGCGCGATCGAAGAGATCCGTCGCGGTCTTTCGCCTCGACTTCAGCCGCTTGGCCTCATCGTTAATCGTCTGCGTTCGCAATCGCTCGAGCACCAGTTCCGCATCAAAGAACTGCGGGACATGTTTGGACCGCTCGTACTTTCGCCACAGCTCCCTGAGCGCACGTCGCTCCAGCAAGCTCAAGGTGCCGCGAAGCCTCTGCACGTATGGCCGGGTGAGAGCGCCCAAGAAATGGCGCGCTACTTTGACCAACTGCTCGATCGCGTCATGCGTGCAGCACGCATGGGCGAGTACAGCAGCGGCCAGTAA
- a CDS encoding pyruvate carboxylase, whose product MFKKILVANRGEIAIRAMRAAVELGARTVAVFPYEDRNSVHRLKADEAYQIGEEGHPVRAYLDVSEIIRVAKESGADAIYPGYGFLSENPDLARAAAEAGITFIGPPTRVLEMAGNKVTAKEHAIAAGVPVLKSTPASTDLDELIAGANEIGFPVFAKAVAGGGGRGMRRVDKKEDLRGALEEAMREADSAFGDPTMFVEQAVVRPRHIEVQILADAHGGVIHLFERDCSVQRRHQKVVEIAPAPNLDEDTRQAMYRDAIAFAKSIDYVNAGTVEFLLDTAGERKGEHVFIEMNPRIQVEHTVTEEVTDVDLVQSQMRIAFGESLEELGLRQDELKLRGAALQCRITTEDPASGFRPDTGKITTYRSPGGAGIRLDGGTVSAGSQISPHFDSMLVKMTCRGRDFASAVRRARRGLAEFRLRGVTTNIPFLQGVLDDPEFIAGDLSTAFIDERPWLVNSHRSKDRGTKILTWLADVTVNQPNGDGAGIISPQLKLPTVDLSTEAPAGSRQRLLELGPAGFASALREQKSLAVTETTFRDAHQSLLATRVRTRDLVAVMPHVARMTPELLSVEAWGGATYDVALRFLAEDPWERLASMREALPNVAIQMLLRGRNTVGYTPYPTEVTDAFVREAADTGVDIFRIFDALNDVSQMRPAIDAVLNTGTAVAEVALCYTGDLLDPNEDLYTLDYYLKLADQIMESGAHVLAIKDMAGLLRAEAAEKLVTALRERFDAPVHVHTHDTAGGQLATLLAASRAGADAVDVASAPMAGTTSQPSMSALVAALAHTERDTGISLDAVSDLEPYWEAVRHAYAPFESGLPGPTGRVYHHEIPGGQLSNLRQQAIALGLADQFETIENLYAAANKMLGRPPKVTPSSKVVGDLALALAAAHADPADFEENPDKYDIPDSVIGFMAGELGELPGGWPEPFRSKVLKGRNVKIGIEEISAEDQAALDGEPQERRSALNRLLFAGPTQIFETARETYGDLSALDSKDYLYGIQQGHEHVVEIEKGVQLFVGLEAIGEADEKGMRTVMATLNGQLRPVFIRDQSIKVDSTAAEKADASKPGHVAAPFSGVVTLQVEEGATVAVGDTVASIEAMKMEAAITASVAGTVKRLAIPKTQQVDGGDLLVEIEPS is encoded by the coding sequence ATGTTTAAGAAGATTCTCGTTGCCAACCGAGGTGAGATTGCTATCCGCGCAATGCGTGCAGCTGTCGAGCTCGGGGCAAGAACTGTGGCCGTTTTCCCTTACGAAGACCGAAATTCGGTGCATCGTCTGAAGGCTGATGAGGCATATCAGATCGGCGAAGAGGGGCATCCTGTCCGCGCCTATCTCGATGTCTCGGAGATTATTCGAGTAGCGAAGGAGTCCGGCGCAGACGCGATCTACCCCGGTTACGGCTTCCTCTCGGAGAACCCTGACCTTGCTCGCGCAGCTGCGGAAGCGGGAATTACTTTCATCGGTCCGCCAACTCGCGTGCTCGAGATGGCCGGCAACAAGGTGACGGCCAAGGAACACGCGATTGCGGCGGGAGTCCCCGTTCTCAAATCGACTCCTGCGAGCACTGACCTTGATGAGCTCATCGCTGGCGCCAACGAGATTGGTTTCCCGGTCTTTGCCAAGGCCGTTGCCGGCGGTGGTGGTCGCGGTATGCGTCGCGTCGACAAGAAAGAAGACTTGCGCGGTGCTCTCGAAGAGGCCATGCGTGAAGCAGACAGTGCGTTCGGCGACCCCACGATGTTTGTTGAGCAGGCGGTTGTCCGCCCTCGCCACATCGAAGTTCAGATCCTGGCTGATGCCCATGGCGGCGTCATCCACTTGTTCGAGCGTGACTGCTCGGTGCAGCGTCGTCACCAGAAGGTTGTTGAGATCGCACCGGCGCCGAACCTCGACGAAGACACTCGTCAGGCGATGTACCGCGACGCGATCGCATTCGCGAAGTCAATTGACTATGTCAACGCCGGCACCGTTGAGTTCCTGCTCGACACGGCGGGGGAGCGCAAGGGCGAGCACGTCTTCATTGAGATGAACCCGCGCATTCAGGTCGAACACACGGTGACAGAAGAAGTTACCGATGTTGACCTCGTGCAGTCGCAGATGCGGATCGCTTTCGGCGAGTCGCTAGAGGAGTTGGGGCTGCGCCAAGACGAGCTCAAACTGCGCGGAGCGGCTCTGCAGTGCCGCATCACGACGGAAGATCCTGCCAGCGGTTTCCGCCCCGATACGGGCAAGATCACCACGTACCGCTCGCCTGGTGGCGCCGGCATCCGTCTGGATGGTGGAACGGTTTCTGCTGGTTCGCAGATTTCTCCCCACTTCGACTCCATGCTCGTGAAGATGACGTGCCGTGGCCGCGACTTTGCGTCAGCAGTGCGTCGCGCCCGTCGTGGGCTCGCTGAGTTCCGCCTTCGCGGTGTCACGACGAACATCCCGTTCCTTCAGGGCGTGCTCGACGACCCCGAATTCATTGCGGGAGATTTGAGTACCGCGTTTATTGATGAGCGCCCGTGGCTCGTCAACTCGCATCGTTCCAAGGACCGCGGAACAAAGATCCTCACCTGGCTGGCAGACGTCACCGTCAACCAGCCCAACGGTGATGGTGCAGGCATCATCAGCCCACAATTGAAGCTGCCGACCGTTGATCTCTCCACAGAGGCTCCGGCAGGATCGCGGCAGCGTTTGTTGGAGCTCGGCCCGGCCGGGTTCGCTTCGGCTCTGCGTGAGCAGAAGTCGCTCGCCGTCACCGAAACCACCTTCCGCGATGCCCACCAGTCGCTGTTGGCCACGCGGGTGCGCACCCGCGACCTCGTCGCGGTAATGCCGCACGTGGCACGCATGACGCCAGAGTTGCTCTCGGTCGAAGCATGGGGCGGAGCAACGTACGACGTCGCTCTGCGGTTCCTCGCCGAAGACCCGTGGGAGCGTCTCGCGTCCATGCGCGAAGCGCTGCCGAACGTCGCGATTCAAATGCTTTTGCGCGGTCGCAATACGGTTGGCTACACGCCGTATCCGACCGAGGTTACGGATGCCTTCGTGCGTGAGGCCGCTGATACCGGTGTCGATATCTTCCGCATCTTTGACGCGCTCAACGATGTTTCGCAGATGCGACCGGCCATCGATGCTGTGCTGAACACGGGCACTGCCGTTGCTGAAGTTGCTCTCTGCTACACGGGTGACTTGCTCGACCCGAATGAGGATCTCTACACACTTGACTACTACCTCAAGCTTGCAGACCAGATCATGGAGAGCGGCGCCCATGTGCTCGCGATCAAGGACATGGCTGGTCTCTTGCGTGCGGAAGCCGCTGAGAAGCTTGTAACGGCTTTGCGTGAACGTTTTGATGCTCCGGTGCACGTTCACACTCACGACACGGCAGGCGGCCAGCTGGCTACTCTGCTGGCGGCATCCCGTGCCGGTGCAGACGCAGTGGATGTTGCGAGCGCCCCGATGGCAGGAACAACGAGTCAGCCATCCATGTCGGCTTTGGTCGCGGCTCTCGCCCACACCGAACGCGACACGGGCATCTCGCTCGATGCGGTCTCCGATCTCGAGCCGTACTGGGAGGCTGTGCGTCACGCCTACGCGCCATTCGAATCGGGCCTGCCCGGTCCGACGGGGCGGGTCTACCACCACGAAATCCCTGGTGGACAGTTGTCGAACCTGCGCCAACAGGCGATTGCGCTGGGTCTCGCTGACCAGTTCGAGACGATTGAGAACCTGTACGCTGCGGCAAACAAGATGCTCGGCCGTCCGCCGAAGGTCACCCCGTCCTCGAAGGTCGTTGGCGACCTGGCGCTAGCTCTTGCTGCAGCGCACGCAGACCCTGCCGACTTCGAAGAGAACCCCGACAAGTACGACATCCCTGATTCGGTGATTGGCTTTATGGCTGGCGAGTTGGGCGAACTGCCCGGTGGCTGGCCTGAGCCCTTCCGCTCGAAGGTGCTGAAGGGGCGCAACGTCAAAATCGGCATTGAAGAAATCAGTGCTGAAGATCAGGCCGCTCTCGACGGCGAGCCACAGGAGCGCCGTTCGGCGCTCAACCGGTTGCTGTTCGCTGGCCCCACTCAGATCTTTGAGACGGCTCGCGAAACCTATGGCGACTTGTCGGCCCTCGATAGCAAGGATTACCTCTACGGCATCCAACAGGGGCACGAGCACGTTGTCGAGATCGAGAAGGGCGTGCAATTGTTCGTCGGTCTCGAAGCGATCGGCGAGGCTGACGAGAAGGGTATGCGCACCGTCATGGCGACCCTGAATGGTCAGCTGCGCCCGGTGTTTATCCGCGATCAGAGCATCAAGGTCGATTCGACTGCGGCGGAGAAGGCCGATGCATCCAAGCCGGGACACGTAGCGGCACCGTTCTCCGGTGTTGTCACGTTGCAGGTAGAAGAGGGCGCAACTGTTGCCGTCGGTGACACCGTGGCCTCGATCGAAGCGATGAAGATGGAAGCTGCAATCACGGCATCCGTTGCGGGAACGGTCAAGCGATTGGCCATTCCGAAGACGCAGCAGGTAGACGGCGGCGACTTGCTTGTGGAAATCGAACCCAGCTAA
- a CDS encoding MinD/ParA family protein has product MTTKRNEPDVQPSVDEHDTSTDHDAKESTVEQTPSTDNVTFTLSLPVAVRETPEHEAAVAIDDVAVNAHQVDVATMATTTITFAPESVVTIPPESVPEVAVIPELPPADRPATRRGRQRTEVRATTPETATMLTAERLINPGKKNRATAPEGFFQELVYAVTFHLVNLGDSYRVKERKALEARVTKTFVGGTRFVPVLTRKGGVGKTTITALLGMALADTREDRIIAIDANPDRGTLAERIDKQTRATVRDVVMRAESLHTFSEFQTVVSRDETRLDVLASDTDPHVSEAFDENDYNVVADMAERFYSVAITDCGTGIVHSVMRATLQRADSIVIVSGGSVDEARLASETLTWLESNGHEDLVKNAVVAINTATQGTNLVKLEEIEAHFKSRVREIVRVPYDPSLATGSVVHYRDLNKLTKAAARELAAVVMDGLPAVRAN; this is encoded by the coding sequence GTGACTACGAAGCGCAATGAACCTGATGTGCAGCCGTCCGTCGACGAGCACGATACGTCGACCGATCACGATGCGAAGGAGTCGACGGTCGAGCAGACCCCGAGCACCGACAACGTGACGTTCACGCTCTCGCTGCCGGTCGCGGTTCGCGAGACTCCCGAGCACGAAGCTGCTGTGGCCATCGACGATGTTGCTGTCAATGCGCATCAAGTGGATGTCGCAACTATGGCAACGACAACCATCACGTTTGCGCCGGAGTCAGTGGTGACGATCCCACCCGAGTCTGTGCCTGAAGTGGCCGTTATTCCTGAGCTGCCGCCGGCGGACCGACCGGCTACTCGTCGCGGACGCCAGCGCACCGAAGTTCGCGCGACGACGCCCGAGACGGCCACGATGCTCACCGCTGAGCGATTGATCAATCCGGGCAAGAAGAACCGAGCCACCGCGCCAGAGGGCTTCTTCCAAGAGCTCGTCTACGCTGTCACATTCCATCTCGTCAATCTTGGCGATTCTTACCGAGTTAAAGAGCGCAAAGCTCTTGAGGCTCGCGTTACGAAGACATTCGTGGGTGGAACTCGGTTCGTTCCGGTTCTCACCCGCAAGGGCGGGGTCGGCAAGACCACGATCACGGCACTTCTCGGCATGGCATTGGCCGACACCCGCGAGGACCGCATCATTGCGATCGACGCTAACCCTGACCGCGGAACGCTTGCCGAGCGAATCGACAAGCAAACCCGTGCAACGGTTCGCGATGTCGTGATGCGTGCGGAGTCGCTCCACACGTTTAGCGAATTCCAAACCGTGGTGTCTCGTGATGAGACTCGCCTCGACGTTTTGGCATCCGACACTGATCCACACGTCTCAGAAGCATTTGACGAAAACGACTACAACGTGGTTGCCGATATGGCCGAGCGTTTCTATTCAGTCGCTATCACCGACTGTGGAACCGGAATTGTCCACTCGGTCATGCGTGCAACGCTGCAGCGTGCTGACTCGATTGTCATTGTTTCCGGTGGCAGCGTTGACGAGGCACGTCTCGCATCAGAGACTCTCACGTGGCTCGAATCCAACGGGCACGAAGATCTCGTGAAGAACGCTGTCGTGGCAATCAACACCGCCACTCAGGGCACCAACTTGGTGAAGCTCGAGGAGATCGAGGCGCACTTTAAGTCGCGTGTACGCGAGATTGTTCGCGTGCCATACGACCCCAGCTTGGCTACGGGATCCGTTGTTCATTATCGTGACCTCAACAAGTTGACCAAGGCTGCTGCCCGCGAACTCGCGGCCGTTGTCATGGATGGTCTTCCCGCAGTTCGGGCTAACTGA
- a CDS encoding peptide deformylase, translated as MAVREIRLFGDPVLRSVCDPIAIGDARADALIDDLIETVKLPGRAGLAANQIGVGLRAFSYNIDGDIGYIINPVLAEVSGEPELVDEGCLSVPGFYFLRRRYPFARVMGVDLAGEPVELSGEGLMAQALQHETDHLDGHLYIEGLEPEAKREAMRAIRQAPWY; from the coding sequence ATGGCTGTTCGTGAGATTCGCCTGTTCGGCGATCCCGTCCTTCGCTCAGTATGCGATCCCATTGCTATCGGTGATGCGCGTGCTGATGCGCTCATCGACGACCTCATCGAGACGGTCAAGCTTCCCGGTCGTGCCGGGCTCGCTGCTAACCAAATCGGTGTCGGCTTGCGTGCATTCAGCTACAACATCGATGGCGATATCGGCTACATCATCAATCCGGTTCTTGCCGAAGTGTCGGGGGAGCCGGAGCTGGTGGATGAGGGTTGCTTGTCTGTGCCCGGATTCTATTTTCTCCGCCGTCGCTATCCTTTCGCCCGCGTCATGGGAGTAGACCTCGCGGGCGAGCCTGTTGAGCTCAGCGGCGAAGGGCTCATGGCTCAGGCGTTGCAGCACGAGACCGATCATCTCGATGGCCATCTGTATATCGAGGGCCTCGAGCCTGAGGCTAAGCGTGAAGCGATGCGCGCCATCCGTCAGGCACCCTGGTACTAA